The genome window ATGTCAGTGAATACAAAGTTCCAAAAATGGACTGCCCTTCTGAAGAAGGTATGATCCGCATGGCATTGGATGGGATTGAACCCGGCGTCATACTTGAATTTGACACACCTAATCGTAAAGTCCGCATCTTCCACGGAGACAATGCAACAACGATTGAGTCGCGGATGCAATCATTGGATCTAGGTGCAACGCTTGAAAAAACTGAGCCCGTACTAGATGAAGAACTTACCAACGTACTGGATGCAGAAGAAACAAGCTCACAGCAAGAAGCGGGCATTCTAAAATGGTTACTGGCCATCAATGCCATCTTATTCGTGACTGAATTATTTGTAGGATGGTGGGCAGAATCAACCGGGTTGATTGCGGATTCTCTTGATATGTTTGCAGACGCCGCAGTTTATGGCGTCTCCTCTATGCCGTTGGGTATAGCGCTAATAAGAAACTGCGTGCTGCGCACTTTTCCGGTTGGTTGCAGTTGATACTTGCCGTTGGTGTCCTAGCTGAAGTCCTGCGAAGATTCCTCTATGGCAGTGAACCATTATCCAGCATTATGATCATGATGGGACTAATCGCTCTCGCTGCTAATGTGACCTGCTTACTTCTTATTGCAAAAAAACGCCATGCCGGCGCTCATATGAAAGCCAGCTGGATTTTCTCCGCCAATGATGTCATAGCCAATTCTGGCGTTATCTTGGCAGGTTTGTTGGTTTCATGGACAGGTTCACACTACCCCGACTTAATCATCGGTTTGGTGATAGGACTTATTGTGATGAATGGGGCCCGACGCATATTACAACTGCGTCACTAGTCCCTCAACGTTAATTAGTGAGCGGATTCATCACGGCAGTATTCTTGTTTTAACTCGATCTCGATGGTGGTATGAGCCAGACTGAATGGTTTTAAAGTCTCGGCTACGGAATCTTTGATGCTGTTGTATCGCCCGTTTTCAAGGCTGCCCTCAATCACGAGATGAGCCGTCAGGACATGCTGTTCACCATCGAGCGACCAAAGGTGTTGATGATGAATGTCACTGATACCATCGATGTGTAAGAGTTTGTGTCGGATCTCATCATGCAGGTTCTTGTCGGGCACTGCCTGTAGAAAAATCTTGCCGGTTGCCCAGAAGTTACGAATCACATTGAATAAGATAAACAAGGTAAATCCGACTGATAGCAATGGATCAAGTATTGGCCAGTCCACGAATTGCAGGATCACCGACACAACCAGTACAGCAACCCATCCCAACACGTCTTCCAGCAAATGCCAGTTCAGCACTTTTTCGTTCATCGTGCTGCCTTTGCT of Methylophaga marina contains these proteins:
- a CDS encoding cation diffusion facilitator family transporter, which translates into the protein MHNHNSQDETSSRRIGLVFLLNLGFTIIEFIGGLLTNSTAIMADAVHDLGDSLSLGSAWLLSRWGQKTANNEFTYGYRRLTLFGAFLNSIVLIAGSIWVITQAIPRISDPVMPVTEGMLALAILGVTINGFAAYRISKGSTMNEKVLNWHLLEDVLGWVAVLVVSVILQFVDWPILDPLLSVGFTLFILFNVIRNFWATGKIFLQAVPDKNLHDEIRHKLLHIDGISDIHHQHLWSLDGEQHVLTAHLVIEGSLENGRYNSIKDSVAETLKPFSLAHTTIEIELKQEYCRDESAH
- a CDS encoding cation transporter; this translates as MQLILAVGVLAEVLRRFLYGSEPLSSIMIMMGLIALAANVTCLLLIAKKRHAGAHMKASWIFSANDVIANSGVILAGLLVSWTGSHYPDLIIGLVIGLIVMNGARRILQLRH
- a CDS encoding cation transporter — protein: MTEYSYVSEYKVPKMDCPSEEGMIRMALDGIEPGVILEFDTPNRKVRIFHGDNATTIESRMQSLDLGATLEKTEPVLDEELTNVLDAEETSSQQEAGILKWLLAINAILFVTELFVGWWAESTGLIADSLDMFADAAVYGVSSMPLGIALIRNCVLRTFPVGCS